The DNA region ACCGAACTCGGCGGCGATCTGCCCAGACTCGCTCTTCCCCAGCCAGGCCGCGCGGAGCCCGGCATCGGCGAGTCCTTGGCCTTCACCGCCGACCCGGAACTGACCAGGGCGCTGACGAGGTTCGCCAGGGAGTCCGGGCTCACCCTGCACAACGTGCTGCTCGCCGCCTACCAGGTTCTTTTGCACCGCCTCACCGGCCAACCCGACGTCGTGATCGGGGTCCCTGCCTCCGGCCGCGGCGACCGCGTGCTCGCCACCTGGGTCGGCTACCTGGTCAACGTCGTCCCGATTCGGTCGACGTTCACCCCGGGCCTCGGGTTCGCCGGATTCGCCGAGCGGACCCAGCGCGGCGTCCTCGACGCGCTCGACCACCAGGACTTGCCGCTGTCGCACATCACGCGGTTGGTGAACCCGGACCGCGACACCGCGACCTCGACCGTCTTCCAGGCGATGTTCGCCTACTACGCGCGCGGCCAGGACGCCATGGCCGCGGTGATGGGTGACCCGGACGCGGCCCTGCCATGGGACGGGTGCACCCTGCACGGCCATCCGGTCCCGGACCACACGACCCAGGCCGAGGTGTGCCTCAACGTCGCGGTCCGACAGGACGCGCTCGTATTCGAACTGCAGCACGACAAGGGAAAGGTGTCGCGCGCCCAGGCGGCGCAGATCGCGGCGACGTACCAGACGCTGCTGGCCGCGATCGCCGAGCGACCGGGAACCACCGTGCGCTCGCTGCCGCTGCTCAGTGCCGACGAGGTCAGCGTGCGGGTCGGGGACAGCGCGGGTCCAGTCGTCGCGCGACCGACCCACTACCTGGACTCCTTCGAGCTGATGGTCGACCGGTTCCCGGATGTGATCGCCGCCGACGACGGCGTGGTGCGCGCGACCTACGCCGAACTGGACGAGCGCGCCAACCACGTCGCGGCCGTGTTGCGCGCACGAGGTGTGGGCGTCGACACCAACGTCGTGGTGAGTGCGCGGCGGTCGGTCGACTATCTGGTGGCCCTGCTCGGCATCCACAAGGCTGACGGTTGTTACGTACCGGTCAGTCCGGTCGAGGCGCCGTTGCGAGCGGGCGCCATGGTGGCCGCCGTCGACGCCGCCGCGACCATCGCCGACGCGACCGGACGTGGGCTGTTGCCCGACGCGCTCGACCTCGCGGAGCTGACAGCGGGGCGGAGCGTGCTGCGGCCCGCGCGGGTCAGCCCCGCTCAAGGGGCTGCCTACATCATCCACACCTCCGGGTCGACCGGGACGCCGAAGGCCGCGGTGTCCACCAACGGCGGCGTGACCAACCACCTGTGGCAGATGGTGGAGTACTTCGACCTCGGCCCGGCGGACTGCGTCGCGCAGACCGGGCCGGTGTCGTTCGACGTCTCCGTTTGGCAACTGCTGACCCCACTGGTGATCGGCGCGCGGGTTCGGATCATCCCGGAGCCCACGTCGCTGTCGCCCGCCGGACTCCTCGGGGCGACGCTGGAGGGCGGGGTGACCCTGCTCGAACTGGTGCCGTCCGCGGTGGCCGCTCTGCTCGACGCCGGGCTCGCGCGGTCCCACGGCGCGCTCCGCGTCATGATCGCCACCGGCGAGGCACTGACCCCCGACCTCCCGCGCCGGTGGCGCCGCGAGCTCCCGGACATGCCGCTCTACAACGCTTACGGACCCTGCGAGTGCACCGACGACGTCAGCATCGGGCTGAGCGCCTTCGGGCCGGACGCGGACACGTCGACCTCCATCGGCAGGCCGCTGACGAACACCTCGATGTACCTGCTTGACGCCGACATGGTGCCGACGCCCCTCGGCGTGGCGGGTGCGCTGTGCGTCGGCGGTGCCGGAGTCGGGCGCGGCTACCTCGGCGACCCCCGGCGCACCGCCGCGGCGTTCCTCCCCGACCCGTGGTCGGCTGTGCCCGGTGCCCGGATGTACCACACCGGCGATCTGGCCAGGACCACGGCGCGGGGTGACGTCGAATTCCTCGGCCGATCCGACACCCAGATCAAGATCCGCGGCCTGCGCATCGAGGCGGGCGAGGTGGAGGCGGCACTGCGCGAGTGCGCGGACATCGCCGACGCGGCGGTGAAGGTCGAACATGGTGTCGCGGGCGGATTCCTGGTGGGCTACCTCGTCTTCGGGGAGTCCGACGAGACCAGGGTGCTGACCCCGGCCGAGGACGAACGGGTCCGCGCGGCCCTCGCCAGGCGGCTGCCCCGGCACATGATCCCCACGGTGCTCGTTCAGGTTCCGCCGCTGCCGCGCTCGGGCAACGGCAAGACCGACTACCAGGCGTTGTCCTACGTCGCGGCGGCCCCGGCTCCGGAGTCGGACCCCGATAGCTTCGACGATCCGCTGTCCGCGGCCGTCCGGGCCATCTGGTGCGGTCTGCTCGACCGCGACACCGTGCGCTGGAACGACAGTTTCTTCGAACTGGGCGGCCATTCGCTACTGGCGCTGGCGATGATCGACAGGGTTGAGCAGCGCCTGGGGGTGCGGCTGGGTGTCGACTCGGTGTTCACCCATCCCCGGTTGAGCGGCTTCGTCGAACTCGTTCGGCTGGCGGACCCGGCCACTCCCGGCCGCGACCGGGTACCAGTGGATCCCGGTGTGCCGGTGCCTGCCAGTGCCGCGCAGAAGCGGTTCTGGTTCCTGCGCGAGATCGACCGGGGGCGGCCGACCTACAACATGCCCGGTGTGCTGCGGATGCGCGGCGCCCTGGATGAGGACGTGCTGGGGGCGGCGCTACGCGAGGTGCTGGCCCGCCACCCGGTGCTGCTGGCCCGCTTCGCCGAGCACGACGGCGCGCTGACCTGGACGCCCGGCTCGGTCGAGGAGTTCACCCTGTCGCGGCTGGATCTGCGCGGCCCGGTGGCGGAGTTCGGCGACGAGGTGTTCGACCGGGTGATGGCCGACGAAGCGAACACGGTCGCGGACCTGCGCCGGGAATTCCCGTTCCGGGCCCTGTTGGCCAGGCTCGGCCAGAAGGACTGGGGCCTGTTCGTCGTCATCGACCACATCGTCTGCGACGGCTGGTCGCTCACGGTGTTCCTGACCGATCTGGCGCACGCCTACAACCGCGGGGTCCGGGGCGACGCGCGACCGCTACCGGAGATCGAGTACGGATTCGCGGACTACTGCCACGACGAGCAGGCATGGCGGGTGCTGCGTGATCCGGCGCAGGTCGAGGCGCTGTGGCGCGGCGTCGCGACCGGACCGGTGTCGCTCTCGTCGCTGCCCACCCGACCAGTGGGTTCTTCCGGAGCGGGTCGGCACACCCGATGGATCGCCGACGATTCCGCCGACGCGATCCGCGACCTCGCCCGCCGGACCGGGCTGACCCCGTACATGGTCTTCGCGACCGCTCTGTCCACTGTGGTGCACAGCGGGTCGGCGGACCGGGAGACAGTGCTGCTCGGCGTGCTGATTGCCCAGCGGGACCGTCCCGAGCTGCGGGCCGTCGTCGGCCCGCTGCTCTCGGTGTCGGTCCTCGCGGTCGAACTGGCCATGGGCGACACCGGGGCCGAGGCGCTGCGCTCGGCCAGGGACGGGGCCCTGCGGGCCTACCGGTCGGCGCACATCCCGTTGCCGGAACTCACCCGGCTGCTCCCGCCCGCGCCCGGTGGCGACGGCTCCCCGTTCGAGATCATGTTGATCATGCAGCCCGCCGATGTCGCGGCCGAGTTCGACGGGATCAGCACCGAACTCGCCGACGTCGACACCGACGCCGCTCCCTATCCGCTGACGGTCGACATCGAGGAGCGCGACGGCGGCTACCGCGTGTCGTACCGGTACGCGGCCGACCGGTACGACCCCGACGACGTCGAGGCCATGGCCGAGCGCGTGCACGCCGTGCTCCGCACGATCACCACCCACACCGACAACACGCTGGACGAGCTCCGTTCGTCGACATCAGCCGAGAGGAACTGAGAACGATGTCCCAGGACATGCCCGCTCTGTTCGCGGCCCGACTGGCGGCGAACCCGGACGCTTTGGCTGTCGTGGACGACAAGTCGAGTCGCTCGTACGCCGAAATCGACGCCGAGTCCGCCGGGTACGCCGCCGCGTTGGCCCGCCACGGTGTCGGCCGCGAGACCGTGGTGGCGATTGTGGCCGACCGAGGTCCCCAGTACGTCGCGATGGTGCTCGGCGTCCTGCGCGCGGGCGCCGCGTTCATGCCGGTCGAGCCCAGTACACCGCCGCGCCGGGCGCTTGGGATGTGCGCGGCCGCGCGTGCCCGTGTGCTGATGGTCCAGCCGGGCCACGAAGCCTATGCCGCGGACCTGGTCGACGGAACCGACCGGGTGGTGCTCACCGCGGACGCGCACCTCGACGGCCCGGCGGGCGAGCCGGTGGCGCGCGACCCGGAGGGCCTCGCGTACGTGATCTTCACCTCCGGTTCGACCGGGACGCCGAAGGGCGCGATGGTCGTCGATGGCGGGATGGACAACCACATCGCGGCCAAAGTGCTCGACCTGGGACTCGGCGGCGGCGATGTCGTCGGACTGACCGCGCCGCTGTCGTTCGACATCTCGGTCTGGCAAAGCCTGACGTCGCTGACCGTCGGCGGGTCGGTGGCGGTCGCGTCACCAGTGAATCTCTCCGAGCCCGTCGAACTGGTCGGGTGGGTCCAGCGGCACGGCGTCACGGTTCTGGAGATCGTGCCGTCCTTCCTGGCCGTCCTCGTCGACGAACTGGGCCGCGACGCGGCCCTGCGGTCGGCACTGGGGTCGCTGCGCTTCCTGGTGGCCACGGGGGAGGCGTTGCCCGCCGAGCTGGCGCGGCGCTGGTACGAGCATTGCCCGGACATCGTGGTCGTGAACGCCTACGGCCCGACCGAGTGCTCCGACGACGTCACCCACCACGTGGTCACCGCGGCGGAGTGCGGGTCGAGGGCCTGGCCCCCGATCGGCAGGGAGATCATTAACACCCGCGTGTACGTCGTGGACTCCGAGGGCCGGGAGATCGACGGCGACGGAGAGTTGCTCGTCGGCGGGCGTGGGGTGGGACGCGGCTACATCGGCGATCCGGTTCGCACCGCGCTCGCGTTCGTGCCGGACCACCTCTCGGGAGCGGCGGGCGAACGCCTGTACCGCACCGGTGACCGCGGCAGCCGGGCCGCGGACGGCACGATCGACTTCCACGGCAGGCGTGATCGCCAGGTCAAGGTGCGTGGCCACCGGGTCGAGCTGGGCGACGTCGAATCGGAGCTGCTGCGGGTTCCCGGGGTGCTCGCCGCCGCGTGCGTGTTCTCCCTCGGCAAGCTGCACGCGTTCGTGACAATCGCCGCCGGATCGGCCGCCGACCACATCCTCGACGCTGTCCGCGCGTCCGCACCGAAGTACCTCGTGCCCCACGAGGTGACCGTCCTCGACCGGATGCCGACGAACACCGCGGGAAAGGTCGACCACCGCGCACTGCGGGATCGGGTTGTCGGCCCGGTGACCACGCGGGCACCCGCGGACGACACGGATCCCGCCGCGGTCCGCGCGCTGGTCGCCGACGTCCTTGACGTGGCCGAGATCGGGGCCGACGACGACTTCTTCGCCGCGGGCGGCGATTCGCTGCGCGCGATGACGTTGGTCTCGTTGGCTCGCGAACGGTTCGCCGCCGACGGCGCGCAGTTGCGCGGGTTCCTCGCCGACCCGACACCGCGCGGGCTGCTCGCGGTGCTGCGGGCGGCGCGCGCGGCGCCCCCGCCCGTGCATACCGAACCCGCGACCGGGGCGCTTTCCTCCGGGCAGGAACGGCTCTGGTTTCTCGAACAGCTCAACCCCCGCAAGAAGCCGCTGCTCATCCGCCTGGAACTCACCCTGCGCGGTGCCCTGGACCCGCGGGCACTGCAACACGCGGTCGACGCTGTGGTGGCCCGGCACGAGCCGCTGCGCACGGTCTTCACCCAGGAACGCGGCGTGCCGCGCGCGACAGTGTGGCCAGAGGCGAAGGTGACGGTGAACCTCGCCGAACCCGGCGCCGACCTGGTGTCCGACGTGGTTGACAGCGCCGGGCTGTCCGCTCGTACCGGGCAGCCGCCGCTGATGGCGGTGGGCCTGGCAAGGGTCGCGGCCGACCACCACGTCCTGGTGATCGTCCTGCATCACCTGGTGGCGGACGGGTGGACACTCGCGGTCCTGCGTTCGGAGATCGCTCGCTACTACCAGCGGTGGGTCGATGGTCAACCCGAGGTGCCGATGCCGCGGACCACGTTCACCCGCTACGTCGGCGAGGAACGCCGGTGGCTGGCGGGCCCCGATGCCGAGCAGGCCCAGCGGTACTGGACCGAACAGCTCGCCGGTGCCGCGCCCACCATCGACCTGCCCCTGGACCGGCCGCGCCCGGCGAAGCCGGACTACGCGACGAACTGTGTCGTCGTCGAGCTGACCGAGGCCGAGACCAGCGCGTTGGTGGCTACCGCGCGGGCGATGAAAGCCACCCCGTTCATGGCCGCGATGGCCGCGTTCTACGCAGTGCTCCGCGAGCTGACCGCGACGGCCGACCTGGTGATCGGGATCGACTCGGTCAACCGGTCATGGCCGGACAGCGAGGAACTCATCGGCACGTTCGTCAACCAGCTCCCGGTCCGGCTGACCGCGCAGGAGGACACCCCGACGTTCGGCGACCTGCTCAAACTGGCGCGGCGGCAGCTGCTCGGCGCCTACGAGCACGACCGGCTGCCGTTCCACAAGATCGTGGCCGCGGTCAACCCGCCGCGCCGGGCCGGGCGGTTCCCCCTGTTCCAGGTCAAGCTCACCCACCAGAGTGCTTGGCAGGGCGCGATCCAGCTGCCCAACATCGAGGTGATGCCGAGCGAGATCTCGGACCCGGTGATGGACGCCGATCTGATGCTCGACATCACCGGAGAATCCGACCGGCTCCGACTCGAACTGCTCTACCTGCCAGAACTGCTCGACGAGGACACCGCCGCCGCCTGGGTCGAGGCGATCGCCGGTGTCCTGCGCGCGGGCGCGGGCGATCCGGACACCGTGGTCGCGCCCGTGGTCGCGCGAGACCGGAGGTGAGGCGATGGACCCCTTGACAACGCAGTCCGAGCGCAAGCCGGAGCTGATCGAACCGCGGACGCCGACCGAGAAACTGGTCGCGGAGGTGTGGTGTGAACTGCTGGAGGTCGACGCGGTCGACGTGACCGAGGACTTCTTCGAGCTGGGCGGGCATTCGCTGTTGGCGGTGCAGGTGGTGTTCCAGCTGTCGGACCGCACGGGCGTCGAACTGGAACTGGAGGAGTTCTTCGACCTCGGCACCATCGAGGAGGTCGCCGCCCAGTTGGACCGGACCGGGGCGGCCGGGGCCGGGCTCGACACCACCGAGGTCTACGAGGGGGAGCTGTGAGCGCCCTCGACCTGCTGCGGCGCCTGGACGACCTCGGTGTCGGCCTCACGCTGACCGGGGACCGGATCAAGTACCGCGGGGTGGGCGATCGCCTCCCGCCGGATCTGCTGGCCGAGATGAAGCAACACCGCGACGAACTCGTCTCGCTGCTGACCCGGCGAGCACTGGTGCGGTGGCCGCCCGACCGCGACGGCGCCGACGACCAGGTTCGCAGTGGTCCGCTGACCAGGGCGCAGCAGAGCCTGTGGGCGACCGACTACTTCCTGGACGACGGCACCTACAACCTGTGCGGCGCGTTGCG from Alloactinosynnema sp. L-07 includes:
- a CDS encoding non-ribosomal peptide synthetase yields the protein MSQDMPALFAARLAANPDALAVVDDKSSRSYAEIDAESAGYAAALARHGVGRETVVAIVADRGPQYVAMVLGVLRAGAAFMPVEPSTPPRRALGMCAAARARVLMVQPGHEAYAADLVDGTDRVVLTADAHLDGPAGEPVARDPEGLAYVIFTSGSTGTPKGAMVVDGGMDNHIAAKVLDLGLGGGDVVGLTAPLSFDISVWQSLTSLTVGGSVAVASPVNLSEPVELVGWVQRHGVTVLEIVPSFLAVLVDELGRDAALRSALGSLRFLVATGEALPAELARRWYEHCPDIVVVNAYGPTECSDDVTHHVVTAAECGSRAWPPIGREIINTRVYVVDSEGREIDGDGELLVGGRGVGRGYIGDPVRTALAFVPDHLSGAAGERLYRTGDRGSRAADGTIDFHGRRDRQVKVRGHRVELGDVESELLRVPGVLAAACVFSLGKLHAFVTIAAGSAADHILDAVRASAPKYLVPHEVTVLDRMPTNTAGKVDHRALRDRVVGPVTTRAPADDTDPAAVRALVADVLDVAEIGADDDFFAAGGDSLRAMTLVSLARERFAADGAQLRGFLADPTPRGLLAVLRAARAAPPPVHTEPATGALSSGQERLWFLEQLNPRKKPLLIRLELTLRGALDPRALQHAVDAVVARHEPLRTVFTQERGVPRATVWPEAKVTVNLAEPGADLVSDVVDSAGLSARTGQPPLMAVGLARVAADHHVLVIVLHHLVADGWTLAVLRSEIARYYQRWVDGQPEVPMPRTTFTRYVGEERRWLAGPDAEQAQRYWTEQLAGAAPTIDLPLDRPRPAKPDYATNCVVVELTEAETSALVATARAMKATPFMAAMAAFYAVLRELTATADLVIGIDSVNRSWPDSEELIGTFVNQLPVRLTAQEDTPTFGDLLKLARRQLLGAYEHDRLPFHKIVAAVNPPRRAGRFPLFQVKLTHQSAWQGAIQLPNIEVMPSEISDPVMDADLMLDITGESDRLRLELLYLPELLDEDTAAAWVEAIAGVLRAGAGDPDTVVAPVVARDRR
- a CDS encoding non-ribosomal peptide synthetase gives rise to the protein MTDDLLSRLRAHADADPARVALSFAAAGPDRVDLSYGELVERTQAMARTLASRLERGERALLLLPSVPEFAVSFLGCLAAGVIAVPVPIPVDESARRRVLNVARDCSVSVIVSLSVIHDFAAAGPPEIRGLCESYDWLLVDRLDEAGPSRRLPTNSAADIAFLQYTSGSTSTPRGVMVSHGALMSNEAAIKESFGVTRESTIVSWLPLHHDMGLIGAMLQPLYAGGRGVILDPLSFVRRPASWLEVISAERADISGGPNFAYDMCTRKVTAAEKSGLDLSSWRVAFNGAAQVYPRTMRAFSEAFRDTGFRPSAHLPCYGLAEATLLVTSTGPATPSTSRSFSVASLESGLATEAKADARELVTYPLPTHTTVRVVDPVTLTPVGDGRSGEILVAGDSNGSGYWGDPAGGAATFGVLVEGAGPFLRTGDLGFRHDGGLYIEGRAKDLVVHRGRNLYPEDLEADISLCDKDIRSGCGAVLGVEHDGDEAVVVCQEVRDGTSPDRYPDIVAHVRETLSSVHAVTARTVVLLAPRTITKTSSGKVQRHAAKRRFLAGELPALFSNTVEPATDGMSTVASRLGGTYARADGAAKVEMLTLALCEHLHEVLGLTARPSGDESLAALGADSVLAVQLQYEVEEALGVTLRPSATLRAASVRDLAHAAVESCSSAPMVSHPDDVAYELTAAQQALWFLQRATPDSFDYNVTRAFRLTGHVDVDAVSAALGAVVRRHPSLRLAVVGTDGVPRGVVHDERAAKVDLVDGRHWTGDEESAWYRTFATTPFDLATEPLLRCALVRRAGDWLLVLSLHHIVCDMSSLAIIVAEITGLPQPSARVSPAKREAAVLAERGAELAEYWRTELGGDLPRLALPQPGRAEPGIGESLAFTADPELTRALTRFARESGLTLHNVLLAAYQVLLHRLTGQPDVVIGVPASGRGDRVLATWVGYLVNVVPIRSTFTPGLGFAGFAERTQRGVLDALDHQDLPLSHITRLVNPDRDTATSTVFQAMFAYYARGQDAMAAVMGDPDAALPWDGCTLHGHPVPDHTTQAEVCLNVAVRQDALVFELQHDKGKVSRAQAAQIAATYQTLLAAIAERPGTTVRSLPLLSADEVSVRVGDSAGPVVARPTHYLDSFELMVDRFPDVIAADDGVVRATYAELDERANHVAAVLRARGVGVDTNVVVSARRSVDYLVALLGIHKADGCYVPVSPVEAPLRAGAMVAAVDAAATIADATGRGLLPDALDLAELTAGRSVLRPARVSPAQGAAYIIHTSGSTGTPKAAVSTNGGVTNHLWQMVEYFDLGPADCVAQTGPVSFDVSVWQLLTPLVIGARVRIIPEPTSLSPAGLLGATLEGGVTLLELVPSAVAALLDAGLARSHGALRVMIATGEALTPDLPRRWRRELPDMPLYNAYGPCECTDDVSIGLSAFGPDADTSTSIGRPLTNTSMYLLDADMVPTPLGVAGALCVGGAGVGRGYLGDPRRTAAAFLPDPWSAVPGARMYHTGDLARTTARGDVEFLGRSDTQIKIRGLRIEAGEVEAALRECADIADAAVKVEHGVAGGFLVGYLVFGESDETRVLTPAEDERVRAALARRLPRHMIPTVLVQVPPLPRSGNGKTDYQALSYVAAAPAPESDPDSFDDPLSAAVRAIWCGLLDRDTVRWNDSFFELGGHSLLALAMIDRVEQRLGVRLGVDSVFTHPRLSGFVELVRLADPATPGRDRVPVDPGVPVPASAAQKRFWFLREIDRGRPTYNMPGVLRMRGALDEDVLGAALREVLARHPVLLARFAEHDGALTWTPGSVEEFTLSRLDLRGPVAEFGDEVFDRVMADEANTVADLRREFPFRALLARLGQKDWGLFVVIDHIVCDGWSLTVFLTDLAHAYNRGVRGDARPLPEIEYGFADYCHDEQAWRVLRDPAQVEALWRGVATGPVSLSSLPTRPVGSSGAGRHTRWIADDSADAIRDLARRTGLTPYMVFATALSTVVHSGSADRETVLLGVLIAQRDRPELRAVVGPLLSVSVLAVELAMGDTGAEALRSARDGALRAYRSAHIPLPELTRLLPPAPGGDGSPFEIMLIMQPADVAAEFDGISTELADVDTDAAPYPLTVDIEERDGGYRVSYRYAADRYDPDDVEAMAERVHAVLRTITTHTDNTLDELRSSTSAERN
- a CDS encoding phosphopantetheine-binding protein, with the translated sequence MDPLTTQSERKPELIEPRTPTEKLVAEVWCELLEVDAVDVTEDFFELGGHSLLAVQVVFQLSDRTGVELELEEFFDLGTIEEVAAQLDRTGAAGAGLDTTEVYEGEL